Proteins encoded together in one Calditrichota bacterium window:
- a CDS encoding nucleotide exchange factor GrpE has product MKKSDHMNEQEKETQEVLEEERNEETAPQAPDDLEQARGEAAEWRDKYVRTLAEFDNFRKRTRAELENVRQSVAESVLTNLLTVYDDMNRMLEAPETDDGSSRRGMELIQQKFKTFLEGRGITKLECRGQEFNPDEHDAIMMQPRAGFPAGVVLEEVTPGYKLGDRVIRHAQVIVSSEPVENGDAGAGEEQQ; this is encoded by the coding sequence ATGAAAAAATCTGACCATATGAACGAACAAGAAAAAGAGACTCAAGAGGTGCTTGAAGAAGAGCGCAATGAAGAGACTGCGCCGCAAGCGCCTGATGATTTGGAACAGGCACGCGGTGAAGCGGCGGAATGGCGGGACAAGTACGTGAGAACGCTCGCGGAGTTCGACAATTTCCGCAAGCGCACTCGCGCCGAGCTTGAAAATGTGCGGCAGAGCGTCGCGGAATCGGTATTGACAAACTTGCTGACCGTGTATGACGACATGAACCGCATGCTTGAAGCTCCCGAAACCGACGACGGAAGTTCACGCCGCGGCATGGAACTGATTCAGCAGAAATTTAAGACTTTTCTCGAAGGACGAGGCATCACGAAACTCGAGTGCCGCGGCCAAGAGTTCAATCCGGATGAGCACGACGCGATCATGATGCAGCCGCGCGCGGGTTTCCCGGCAGGTGTAGTCTTGGAAGAAGTGACGCCCGGTTATAAGCTGGGAGATCGTGTGATTCGTCACGCGCAAGTGATCGTGTCGAGCGAACCTGTAGAAAACGGCGATGCCGGAGCGGGGGAAGAGCAGCAGTAA
- a CDS encoding SRPBCC domain-containing protein, which yields MKYLVFLVVLSAAQLAVAELTVNPAGGYTSVQSAKLPGTPEELYDAMTGDLLPWWDHTFSEHPKSLTLEPWVGGRFIEEFDDKGNGALHATVIYAERPKLLRYDGPLGLSGRAVNFVVTYEFTEESDSTTVKVTAQMSGQIDEEWANIVDGVWHHFLIERFKPYVESGEYKE from the coding sequence ATGAAGTATCTCGTGTTTCTCGTTGTGCTTTCGGCAGCACAACTTGCCGTCGCGGAACTCACTGTAAACCCGGCCGGCGGATATACGTCCGTTCAGTCTGCCAAGCTGCCGGGCACGCCGGAAGAACTTTACGATGCGATGACCGGCGATTTGCTGCCGTGGTGGGATCATACCTTCAGCGAGCATCCCAAGAGCCTGACACTCGAACCGTGGGTTGGCGGTCGTTTCATCGAAGAGTTCGACGATAAAGGCAACGGTGCCTTGCATGCGACGGTGATTTACGCCGAACGCCCTAAGTTGCTGCGATATGATGGGCCGTTAGGACTTTCCGGACGCGCCGTGAACTTTGTGGTGACCTATGAGTTCACGGAAGAAAGCGACAGTACAACGGTCAAAGTCACGGCGCAGATGTCAGGGCAAATCGATGAAGAGTGGGCCAATATTGTGGACGGGGTCTGGCATCACTTCTTGATTGAAAGATTCAAACCCTATGTGGAGTCGGGAGAGTACAAGGAATAG
- a CDS encoding NUDIX hydrolase, with product MGELTHRVVACTYVFRGDKMLLLKRATRPFTLAPPGGRLEPLEDPFAGALREVREESGLEVEIFGVAQAWFGSFVPGAFPILSINYLARSDAGTPRLSDEHTEYVWVTRKMIESREIETQDEQGSGFSRESILDAFERYEAWMTVGKL from the coding sequence ATGGGCGAGTTAACGCACCGGGTCGTGGCCTGCACTTATGTGTTTCGCGGCGACAAGATGTTATTGCTGAAACGCGCCACGAGGCCATTCACATTGGCACCGCCGGGGGGCAGACTGGAACCGTTAGAAGACCCGTTTGCGGGAGCGTTGCGGGAAGTACGCGAGGAATCAGGGCTTGAAGTCGAAATCTTCGGGGTCGCACAAGCGTGGTTCGGGAGTTTTGTTCCGGGTGCTTTTCCAATTCTTTCTATAAATTATCTTGCCCGATCCGATGCGGGAACTCCACGGCTAAGCGATGAGCACACGGAGTATGTTTGGGTCACGCGAAAGATGATTGAGTCGAGAGAAATTGAGACTCAAGACGAACAAGGGAGCGGGTTCAGCCGGGAAAGCATTCTGGATGCTTTTGAGCGATACGAAGCATGGATGACGGTCGGGAAACTCTGA
- a CDS encoding T9SS type A sorting domain-containing protein translates to MRFVLAVLMLTASLPAFADPGDTTVVITFMETLQNFGAGGRDVVENFDFPNYVTEFSDVYMVYRLDCPGAPGDCDPWDRTARLFVQRELTDSTHEDIEIARVITPYDITGGGGPGHCDWTFDMIEYQSLLRGQVTLHSFVDTWVGGNQGWLVTCTFYFVENPLPIKPFAVEQLWNYGGLVYGDPDNPVSDYLDYYFVPIPPQAEFATVRLWTTGHGQGNTHNAAEFSQKTHSVWIGLDLYSHLLWRNDCSTNPCSPQGGTWQYSRAGWCPGARVYPWDVPFIEVTPGETIDILPMIEDYENLCRPNNPDCVSGVTCTDCNYNSTGHTQPVYITSGQVIFYTTQALSSEQQTPAIPASAVLHQNYPNPFNPETNISFVLSQEGRAVVKVFDIMGREVTTILDRNLARGQHHVLFDASGLSSGVYFARLETQGDVFTKKMLLLK, encoded by the coding sequence ATGAGATTTGTTTTGGCTGTGCTGATGCTGACGGCATCCCTCCCTGCTTTTGCCGATCCGGGCGACACAACGGTAGTAATTACATTTATGGAAACCCTGCAAAATTTCGGTGCCGGGGGCCGCGACGTCGTGGAAAACTTCGACTTCCCGAACTACGTTACGGAGTTTTCAGATGTTTACATGGTCTACAGACTGGATTGCCCCGGTGCTCCCGGCGATTGCGATCCGTGGGACAGAACGGCGAGGCTTTTTGTCCAAAGGGAGTTGACGGACTCAACGCACGAGGATATCGAAATCGCCCGTGTCATTACTCCCTATGATATCACCGGCGGCGGCGGACCGGGCCATTGTGACTGGACCTTTGACATGATTGAATATCAGTCTTTGCTCCGCGGTCAAGTCACCTTGCACAGTTTTGTCGATACATGGGTTGGAGGAAACCAAGGGTGGCTGGTTACTTGTACTTTTTATTTCGTGGAAAATCCTTTGCCCATCAAGCCGTTTGCAGTAGAGCAGTTGTGGAACTACGGTGGTTTGGTCTATGGCGATCCGGACAACCCGGTCAGTGACTATCTCGACTACTATTTTGTGCCAATTCCACCGCAGGCCGAGTTTGCCACGGTCAGACTCTGGACGACGGGGCACGGTCAAGGCAATACCCATAATGCCGCCGAATTTTCACAGAAGACTCACAGTGTCTGGATCGGACTTGATCTCTACTCGCATCTGCTGTGGAGAAACGACTGTTCGACCAATCCGTGCAGCCCGCAGGGAGGAACGTGGCAGTACTCGCGCGCCGGTTGGTGTCCGGGTGCACGGGTTTATCCGTGGGATGTGCCGTTCATTGAAGTTACTCCCGGTGAGACGATTGACATATTGCCGATGATTGAAGACTACGAGAACCTCTGTCGTCCCAACAATCCGGATTGTGTTTCAGGCGTCACGTGCACCGACTGCAATTACAACAGCACCGGGCATACCCAGCCCGTTTATATCACCAGCGGTCAAGTCATCTTCTACACGACGCAAGCTCTTTCATCCGAACAGCAAACTCCGGCAATCCCCGCAAGCGCAGTGCTGCATCAAAACTACCCCAACCCATTTAACCCTGAAACGAATATCTCGTTCGTGTTGTCTCAAGAGGGCCGTGCGGTCGTCAAGGTCTTTGACATCATGGGTAGGGAAGTCACCACAATACTCGACCGCAACCTTGCTCGCGGACAGCATCATGTGCTTTTCGATGCCAGCGGTTTGTCCAGCGGCGTCTACTTTGCCCGTTTGGAAACTCAAGGCGACGTTTTTACAAAAAAGATGCTGTTGTTGAAATAG
- a CDS encoding helix-hairpin-helix domain-containing protein, giving the protein MIWRFDFSRRALAWLLGISFVAGTGLELREQWLGRSAAGESRIVSLGIDPALAKIADSLHQVKVEELSRPININTATAEMLDRLPGIGPVLASRIIDEREEHGPFATVDELERVPGIGPKKLAAMRDRIIVE; this is encoded by the coding sequence ATGATTTGGAGATTCGATTTCAGCCGCCGCGCGTTGGCGTGGCTGCTGGGAATCAGTTTTGTTGCGGGAACGGGCCTCGAACTGCGCGAGCAGTGGCTGGGAAGATCAGCAGCAGGCGAATCGAGAATTGTCTCGTTGGGGATAGATCCGGCGCTTGCGAAAATCGCCGATTCTCTGCATCAGGTAAAAGTAGAAGAGCTCAGCAGGCCGATCAACATCAACACCGCGACGGCAGAAATGCTCGACCGGCTGCCGGGTATCGGTCCCGTATTGGCGTCGCGGATCATTGACGAGCGTGAAGAACATGGTCCGTTTGCAACGGTGGACGAACTGGAGCGAGTCCCGGGAATCGGTCCGAAGAAACTCGCGGCGATGCGTGACCGCATAATCGTCGAATAG
- the dnaJ gene encoding molecular chaperone DnaJ produces MAKRDYYEVLGVDRSATQDDIKKAYRKLAMEFHPDRNKGDSAAEEKFKEVGEAYAVLSDQQKRAQYDRFGHMTGGAGPRPGQGGFEFDLSDALRQFMEGGMFGDIFGQQRGRGGGSTRVRGNDLQLKLALTLEEISEGVRKTIKVRRFRPCETCKGSGAAAGSQPTECPTCRGQGQVRQVSRTILGQFVNIQTCPQCHGEGRIVSNPCKTCSGDGRTRQEETIHVDVPAGVAAGQYITLRGEGHSGPRNGPAGDLIVLIDEKEHEYFERDGDNIIYKLSVSIPQLLLGGTVEVPTLTGKAQLKLESGITPGKLLRMRGKGLPSLNGYGRGDQLVEIELYVPKKLSSSEREMIEKLSQSENFKVQANDKGFFERVKEAFGQ; encoded by the coding sequence ATGGCGAAACGGGATTACTACGAAGTACTGGGTGTAGACCGCAGCGCGACGCAGGATGATATCAAGAAAGCGTACCGCAAACTGGCGATGGAATTTCACCCGGATCGCAACAAGGGCGATTCCGCAGCCGAAGAGAAGTTCAAGGAAGTCGGCGAAGCGTACGCAGTGCTGTCCGATCAACAGAAGCGCGCACAATACGACCGTTTCGGCCACATGACCGGCGGGGCGGGACCGCGTCCCGGACAAGGCGGATTCGAGTTTGATTTGTCGGATGCGCTCAGGCAGTTCATGGAAGGCGGAATGTTCGGAGACATCTTCGGACAGCAGCGCGGTCGCGGCGGCGGGTCGACCAGAGTGCGGGGCAATGATTTGCAATTGAAACTCGCCTTGACGCTCGAAGAGATTTCTGAAGGTGTGCGCAAGACGATCAAAGTTCGCAGATTCCGTCCTTGCGAAACCTGCAAAGGCAGCGGAGCCGCGGCGGGCAGCCAACCTACCGAATGTCCGACGTGCAGAGGGCAAGGACAGGTGCGGCAGGTTTCGCGCACGATCTTGGGGCAATTTGTCAATATTCAAACGTGTCCGCAATGTCACGGCGAAGGCAGAATTGTGTCAAACCCGTGCAAGACGTGTTCCGGTGACGGGCGCACGAGACAGGAAGAAACAATTCACGTCGATGTTCCGGCGGGAGTCGCTGCCGGGCAATACATCACGCTTCGAGGCGAAGGACACAGCGGCCCGCGCAACGGTCCGGCGGGTGACTTGATCGTTCTTATTGACGAAAAAGAACACGAGTATTTCGAACGCGACGGCGACAATATTATTTACAAACTGAGCGTGTCAATACCGCAACTGCTTCTGGGCGGAACGGTCGAAGTGCCGACGTTGACGGGCAAAGCTCAATTGAAACTCGAGTCGGGAATCACACCCGGAAAACTTCTGCGCATGCGCGGCAAGGGTTTGCCGTCGTTGAACGGCTACGGGCGCGGCGATCAGCTTGTGGAAATTGAGCTGTACGTTCCGAAGAAGCTCAGTTCGAGCGAACGCGAGATGATAGAGAAACTCTCGCAAAGCGAGAATTTCAAAGTGCAGGCCAATGACAAGGGTTTCTTTGAGCGAGTCAAAGAAGCCTTCGGACAATGA
- a CDS encoding outer membrane beta-barrel protein, translating to MKLVTVLLLAAFLAVPAMADYPLGVGLHGGYDVPIIQNDVAAGPEFGLSVRGNIVGPLHGQLVFRSTSQGDREESIDFPGEPTLTIPGGTLTGFGLNLLLAQKDPQDFWPYFHLGLSTNSLAAGASYKKDETLTGMSGGLGAGINLYQKKIYLDIMTSLLVMPFHDDNASRKNWQTVLGVQYFFPIKTKSSN from the coding sequence ATGAAGTTAGTGACTGTATTGCTTTTAGCTGCATTTCTGGCTGTTCCGGCCATGGCGGACTATCCATTGGGTGTTGGACTCCACGGCGGATATGATGTGCCGATCATCCAGAATGACGTTGCAGCCGGGCCCGAGTTCGGGCTGTCTGTCCGAGGCAACATTGTCGGTCCGTTGCACGGGCAGCTTGTTTTTCGCAGCACATCGCAGGGTGACCGCGAAGAGAGCATCGATTTTCCGGGTGAACCGACTCTGACCATTCCCGGCGGGACTTTGACGGGTTTCGGTTTGAACCTCCTCTTGGCTCAGAAAGACCCGCAGGATTTCTGGCCGTATTTCCACCTTGGACTATCCACAAATTCTCTGGCCGCTGGCGCGAGCTACAAAAAAGACGAGACTTTGACCGGGATGAGCGGTGGTTTGGGTGCCGGGATCAACCTGTATCAGAAGAAGATCTATCTGGACATCATGACATCGTTGTTGGTGATGCCGTTCCATGACGACAACGCGTCGCGCAAGAACTGGCAGACGGTGCTGGGAGTTCAGTATTTCTTCCCGATCAAGACGAAATCCTCCAACTAA
- a CDS encoding RsmD family RNA methyltransferase — translation MAVRMSSGLRRGKMQIEMRPTSARTLESVFNMLHNEIPNTRVLDLFAGIGSYGVLALRRGADVAVFVDKSREAEKRMKRALAQYHLEDRSVVHCEDVSHFLHTAGKFSEPFNIIFADPPYEKVVPSELIESILDSKLLAPNGIVVFEHSKRQAPPDIVGLKLRKSRVFGDTTVSIWDSV, via the coding sequence ATGGCTGTGCGCATGTCGTCGGGGCTCAGGCGCGGCAAGATGCAAATAGAGATGCGCCCCACGTCCGCAAGGACTCTGGAATCGGTCTTTAATATGCTGCACAACGAAATTCCCAACACGCGTGTGCTGGATTTGTTCGCGGGAATTGGATCGTATGGAGTGCTGGCGTTGCGGCGCGGCGCGGACGTCGCGGTTTTTGTCGACAAATCCCGGGAAGCAGAGAAGCGGATGAAGCGCGCACTCGCTCAGTACCACCTTGAAGATAGGTCGGTAGTACATTGCGAAGACGTTTCGCATTTCCTGCACACGGCCGGCAAATTTTCGGAGCCGTTCAACATTATCTTTGCAGATCCGCCGTATGAGAAAGTTGTGCCTTCCGAGCTGATCGAGAGTATTCTGGATTCCAAGCTCTTGGCACCGAACGGAATCGTGGTATTCGAGCATTCCAAGCGGCAAGCACCGCCGGATATTGTCGGATTGAAATTGCGCAAATCGCGCGTGTTTGGCGATACGACCGTGAGCATTTGGGATTCCGTGTGA
- the hrcA gene encoding heat-inducible transcription repressor HrcA — protein sequence MKQPIPKLTERERLILRAVVQHFILTANPVGSRHVAKRFGMNLSPATIRNVMADLEEMGLLSHPHTSAGRMPSDMGYRFYVDDLMDLGELSSEDQENIEREIESVPAELESVLDATTRVLASASQLLGIVVIPELQKAVLNRIELAKLAERRLLVVISLEAGPMKSIMLELEQEMTESSVREVTIALNQRLAGLTVGQIREQIAARMQNLSETPQSLIRLFVESTDELFNFSSKSENVRIGGRAQVIHQPEFSTPGSMRGIIELVEDKDIIIHLLQGSEGKGPVAITIGSENPDNRAKDLSVISADYKTTSSSGKLGVIGPTRMDYSRLTTLLEYTARVVSKRLS from the coding sequence TTGAAGCAACCCATTCCCAAGCTGACGGAACGCGAGCGTTTGATTCTTCGCGCAGTCGTGCAGCATTTCATCCTGACGGCCAATCCTGTCGGATCGCGGCATGTTGCCAAGAGGTTTGGAATGAACCTCTCGCCCGCCACGATTCGGAATGTAATGGCAGATCTTGAGGAGATGGGTTTGCTCAGTCATCCGCATACCTCGGCAGGTCGAATGCCGTCGGATATGGGGTATCGGTTTTACGTCGACGACCTAATGGATTTGGGCGAGCTGTCGAGCGAAGACCAGGAAAACATCGAACGAGAAATCGAATCCGTTCCAGCGGAGCTCGAGTCCGTGCTGGACGCGACGACGCGAGTGTTGGCTTCGGCTTCGCAGCTTCTTGGAATCGTGGTGATACCCGAATTGCAAAAAGCTGTGCTTAACCGAATTGAGCTTGCAAAACTCGCCGAGCGCCGACTGCTGGTAGTAATTTCTCTGGAAGCCGGGCCGATGAAGTCGATCATGCTCGAACTTGAGCAAGAGATGACGGAATCGTCGGTGCGGGAAGTCACGATTGCGCTAAATCAAAGACTTGCCGGGCTGACCGTGGGACAGATTCGCGAACAGATTGCCGCGAGAATGCAGAATCTTTCTGAGACGCCGCAGAGTTTGATCCGGTTGTTTGTCGAATCGACGGACGAGCTGTTCAACTTTTCATCGAAAAGCGAAAACGTAAGAATCGGCGGACGCGCACAGGTTATCCACCAGCCGGAGTTTTCGACTCCCGGTTCGATGCGGGGGATAATTGAGCTTGTGGAAGACAAAGATATTATCATTCACTTGCTTCAAGGCAGCGAAGGAAAGGGTCCGGTTGCTATTACGATAGGCAGTGAGAATCCCGACAACCGGGCCAAAGACCTGTCTGTGATATCCGCGGACTACAAAACGACGTCAAGTTCCGGCAAGCTCGGAGTAATCGGCCCGACGCGAATGGACTATTCGCGGTTAACGACTCTGCTTGAATACACCGCGAGGGTTGTGAGCAAGAGACTTTCGTAG